The Triticum aestivum cultivar Chinese Spring chromosome 3A, IWGSC CS RefSeq v2.1, whole genome shotgun sequence genome includes a region encoding these proteins:
- the LOC123061093 gene encoding uncharacterized protein: protein MLTLARAPLRCLLLSSPPALSLCSPYMTVGHRSVGGGVSPLLLMLSTCPSAWRVGEGFPAAGAPSGASSRGRSFYAHPVSMDDEAPSSSAAGSVYDLAVRYLTVDEIANAANLDEISITSIYAHWEDVGLSISNAASSNLVMFIQKKK, encoded by the exons aTGCTGACGCTGGCGCGCGCCCCTCTCCGCTGCCTCTTGCTATCCTCGCCCCCAGCCTTGTCGCTCTGCTCCCCCTACATGACTGTAGGCCACCGCAGCGTCGGTGGCGGCGTCTCGCCCCTTCTCCTGATGCTCTCTACTTGCCCCTCGGCGTGGCGTGTCGGCGAGGGCTTCCCGGCCGCAGGGGCACCAAGCGGGGCCTCCTCGCGAGGCAGGAGCTTCTATGCCCACCCCGTCAGCATGGACGACGAGGCGCCCTCCAGCTCCGCCGCCGGTAGCGTCTACGACCTGGCCGTGCGTTACCTCACCGTGGATGAAATTGCCAACGCTGCAAATCTTGACGAG ATCTCCATAACCAGCATATATGCACACTGGGAGGACGTGGGCTTGAGCATTTCGAATGCTGCAAGCTCAAATTTA GTCATGTTTATTCAGAAGAAGAAATGA